The DNA region ggctacacagagtttgaggccagcctgggctacttagagaccctgtaacaaaacaaaagtatTAGAAATaggagctggaggggttggggatttagctcaggggtagagcgcttgcctagcaaacgcaaggccctgggttcggtccccagctccgaaaaaagaaaaaaaaaaaaaaaaaaaaagaaagaaagaaataggagctGGAAAGCAggagtatggtggcacacacctatagtcccagcactcaggaggcagaggctagcctggtctacaaagtgagttccaggacagccagggctacaccctGACTAAAAACCCAAAAGGAGTTGGAGGGATGAGTGTttgagagcacttgctcttgcagagaacctggagctcatttccagcacacacacgatggctcacagccatcacaACTATTCTAGGTCCAGTGCTGTCTTCTTACTTCTGGGCACCATGCAGAtaggtggtgcacagacatacaggcaagcaAAGTATTCCTGTgcataaaaggaaataaatctaaaaatgacAATGAGGtgacacatctataatcccagcaggcAGGGTGCTGAAGCAGGAAGGTTACCTCCAGATCACAGTAAGCCTGCTTGGCCTAGCAAGACCTTATGtcagaaaacaaatgaataaatgtcaAAGAAAAGGAGGGTTTTTAAAGACATTATCACAGGAGAGTCTGAAGCAGAGGGTTGAATGTTTGAGAACAGCACAgaccacacagtgagactctggaGGGGAAAAGTAAAGCCAGGCATAGTGTTGAATACCTTTAATTTTaaaactcaagaggcagagacagatggaggcccatctgtgaatttgagacaagcctgggcacatagcaaattctaggccagccagggctgcatagtaagacctTATTTTGTTCTATTCATAatttgaacaaaacaacaataacgcGGGACAGCTGAGTAGGGGACACACTGtaaccacccccccaccccgcacccaggagctgagggaggaggatcagAAAAGTAAAGgatatccttggctacatagtgagcacagcctgagctacatagtgagtgcagcctgagctacatagtgagaccctatttcaaaatcGAAATGGGGGACAGGGGAAGATTTACGTttcaggtaatttccccacaaaGTATGTCTGGAAGTTCTCCACAAGTCCTAACagtgctttttaaatttagtGTTTAAATAGGGAACCGGgtgctttttaaatttagtaTCGGAATCTCTAAGTTCCCTACTGTCAAACCACCAAACCAACACACCAGGAAAGATACGAGAACTGTGGGGAGGATTTCTGGGAGCCAGCCGGAccgtgctcccccacccccacccccacccccaccagcttTTCGCTAGtttcaggaggaaagaaagattcATTTTTTGAGCAAGTTGGCCCGCAGGCAGTCCCAGCCGGAGCTCATCCAGCATCACCACCCGCTTCCACGCTGCTTGCAGTTCCCAGAATTGCCTCAAGGGAGCGCGCTGTACCTTAACCAGCGGCCAGAAGCAGAACCCAGGCAATTTCCAAACCTACGCAAGGTGGCGCCCAGCACTTTAAACCTCAGTCAGCGTccgtccttcccttcttcccttacacacacacacacacagacacagacacacagacacagacacacagacacagacacacacagccgccgccgccaccaccaccaccaccaccaccaccaccaccaccaccaccaccaccaccccaccccggTGCCCAGCACTTTAAACCTCAACTAGCATCTGTCCTTCCCAtatcctgacacacacacacacagccaccaccaccaccaccaccccgtgCCTGCCCACCAGCCAGGCAAGTGCCAGGGGTCATGAATGCATCTGGGGATCTTCTAGGGATGATATGGGGAGCAAGTCTTTTATGAACCCAAATCAGAGCTCTATACTGCCACACAGGGAACAATGCAGAACCTTCCAGAAAGTCTTAGTGTCATCATGGGGACCCCAAAGGTAAGCCTTACTAAGACACTGGGGCGAGGGAAATCAGCATTCGTCTCTTCATCTACCAAATGGGTTCCGTCCCAGCACAGCATAAGTCAGGTGTGGTAGGGCACACTTTTGCTCACAGGAAACAAAATTCACAAGTATATACACAAGGTCGTCTTTTGGCTTCGTAGCACGTTTAAAGTCAGCTTGGGTACAAGAAGCGTCTCAGTGTGGGGCCCGGGGATGTGTGCTCGTGCTGAACTTGGGGCACGCAAGAGCAGCCTCGATGTGCCCAACCACATGAGTCCGTGGACCAGTCCACGGCACAGAGCAACGGCATCATTGGTGTCAAGGACCTTGTGTCCAACCAGAGGAACTTGGGCGAAGCTGACAGATCACAGGCAGGTTTAATGAATAGTTTATGCTGTCTGCGGGAGGTGGGAGCGGGGGCCGGCAGGGCGGAGGGGCCAGGGTTGGTAGGGATGGGTGGGCAAGAGGGGGCACTATTTGCAGGATGGGTGAGTCAGATGAGTATGTTCTCAGATTGGGGAAGGCTGATGAATGGTCTAAAAGAACTTTTCACCATAGGAAATCAGGGGATTTTTGTCATAATTAGTGAGAAACCagaccaaacaaaccaaacagggGGGTGGGATGGTGGAGCCAATGATATGCCTCAGAGGATAACGGTGTTTGCTTCGAGAATGATAGCCTGACTTGGATCCTTAGGATCCTGTGCCGGGAGGagagctgtcctttgacctccccACTCCTGCAGTGGCCagtgggtgtacacacacacacacacacacacacacacacacacacggggggggggcaCAAAATACTTAAGAACCTTCCAGGGAGTCTCTTATGTTTTAAAGACacggtctcactatgtagaccaggctagccaatAAAATACCttcaattctagcactcaggactTGCAGGCCATCTGGGGCTGCGTGGTGAGTGcctctctcaaaataaacaaatgataaataaaccattttaaacacttttcaaagatttatttagctTATTGTATGGAAGCTTTGCCTTCATTCATtctgtgcaccacgtgcatgcctggtacccccAGAAGtcagacgagggcatcagatcccttggaactggggtTGCCAATGGTTGTGAATCATTGtttgggtcctgggaatggaacacaggtcccctgcaagagcaacatgtgttcttaactgctgagccatctccccaaccccaataaataagcactttttaaaaaaaagatttattcatttattatatgtaagtacactgtagctgtcttcagacacaccagaagagggcatcagatcccattacagatggttgtgagccaccatgtggttgctgggatttgaactcaggaagaagagcagtcggtgctcttaaccactgagccatctctccagcccataaataaGCACTTTTAAAGATGATGGTTACAGCtttctgaggaaaataaaaaatacatagaggggcctggagagatggctcagtggttaagagcactgactgctcttccagaggtcctgagttcaattcccagcaaccacatggtggctcacaaccatctgtaatgagacctgatgccctctatgtgtctgaagacagctacagtgtagtcataaaataaaataaacaaatacatctttaaaaaataaataaatagatgggtGCATTTATTCTGAAAGATCACAGTACGGACAGCCGCTTGAATTGTTTTTATTGTGGTTGTAGTTTGTATAAAGAGCCTGTCCACACTCTGGAAGTTTGGTAGCTGATATCTGGCAAAGTCTCCAGAGCCAAATTTTTGGACCTAGGCTTACGGTCCTGCCTTCCCACGGCTCtgcctcactctgtagccagcCACTCCTTCTGCCAGCCCTTAGCGCACTCTATTCAGACTTCACCTGCTTTTGAGAATATTTGGAGCCTCCCCTTTATCCCTGTGTCTTCCAGCGTTTCCCCTTGAACTCCAGTAGTCACAGGGTACCTGTGGAGGTCTGAATCTAGGCGAGTCCCTCCTTTGTTTAGAATTCTCTACGGCTCCCACTTCACTCAGAGCCAAACCGAAGGCCTCCCTCAGAACCAACAAGACTTCCCACAACCCGCCCTTTCATCTCCTGTCACCCTGCTCTGCTGCTCCTCAATTTCTGCTGCTGCCACACCGAATGGTCCTCCCTCAGGGGTTCCCAGCTCAGGTTACATCACTACCCGGATACCTTCCCATCACTTTCGTTTTGTTGTTGTCCATGCCAGACCCCACGTGCATTTTCGTCTGTTCCTGTTATGGGGTGGTCAAaccatttcccttctttcttgtaTGTCCCCTCTGTTATTGGCTATTTCCTACAGATGATGCGCTTATTTGGACAGTCAGTCTGCTCTTGCAAAGGGCGACAGCAGGTTGGGAAGCGTCAGTCTGTAGCATCAGGCACCAGGGTCCGGTTGGCGGTTGCTGCTCCGGGACTGCCAGTGGAGCAGCTGGTGTCCATCCCGTCCCGCTGGGGACACGAGTGTTCTGATGGGCTAGAGCTGCGATCCAGGGTTGGTGGCAGGCAGCGTCGCAGGCCTCCACCGGAAGGCCCAACAGCACTTGGGGATCGCTGCAAACTGTTGGAGGAGTCTTGGTTGCAGGGTCCGCGGCCACAGCAGAGCAGCCTCAGGAGCGCGTGGCGCAGGTCTCGGTTGGTGAAGGTGTAGATGATAGGATTCAGCAGCGAGTTAGCCATGGCTAGACCCAGGAAGGGATCGGCTTGCAGAAGCACAGGACACGCGCGGGCTGGGCACGCGACATCCAGTAATAGCAAGAGAAATAGAGGTCCCCAGCAGGCCACGAAGGCCAGGAGCACCACGCTAAGCGTGCGGAGCAGGGCCAACGACCGTGGCGTGTGCCGGGATCGCGAGGAGGACGTGGCCCTACGGGACCCAGGACCGGCCCGCAGGCGACGCGCGTTGGCCCGCACCTGACAGTAAATCCTTGCATAGAGCGCACAGATGGCAGCCAGGATGCCCAGGAAGGCCAGCACGCAGAAGAGCACATAGGCCTTGGCGTAGAGCGGCAGCACGGTGGAGCAGGCTTCCAGGCGTCCCAAGCAGTTCCAGCCCAGCGCGGGcagcagccccagcagcagcGACAAGCCCCAGGCGGCCACCGCCATCGCCAGCGTGCGAGCGCGACTGGCGGCAGGCGCGGGTCCACGACGGGCCATGGTAAGGTGGCGCTCTAGAGCAATGGCCAGGAGGCTCAGCACCGACGCTGCGAGCGCCACGAAGACACCCCCTTCGCGCGCAAACCAGAGCGCAGGCGACAGGCGCAATGTGAGCGGCCCGGACAGCAGGATGTTGGTGGCGTAGGCCGCCCCAGCGAGCAGGTCCGACAAGGTAAGACTACCCAGGAGCAGGAACATGGGTGCATGGAAGCGAGGATGGCGGCCCAGCACCAAGAGCACAGCCAGGTTCTCCAGCACGATGAAAGCGCACACAGCCAAGCACACTGCGGCGTCCGCACGCAGGCCGGCACCGGGCTGGTAGCGCGCTCCCCGGAGCTTGCCAGTGTAGTTGTAGTGAAGGACGATGACCTCGCTCACCGGCGCTGGCCGCAGTAGCCCGGACTCCATGGGCTGCCCGCCGCCCGCCGCGGAGATGTCGCAGCTGTATCCTGCCAGATGTCCACGGGAGCACTGTGCAAAAGTCTACGGAGGCAAGGACAGTCAGGATCTAGGAATCCTGAAGAAAAGCCCTGGAAGAGGGTCCCCAAACACTGCGCCCCCTAAGGTCTTGAGAGGGTTTAGGACGGAGGAGAAATGTCTGGATATAGATAGATACTCCACACAGAGACTATCTGGAAGGACCAGCCTATAGTCATGGTGGCTTAggcctataattctagcatttgggcagCAGAGGCAAAGGTTCAGGCGTTCAGAGCCAGCCTCAGCCTGGAGAGATACCTTAACGATTAAGATCTCTTGCCACTATTCCAGAGGACTCGGGTTtagctcccaggacccacatcagaCAACTCAAAACCGCCTGCAACTTCAGCACCAAGGGATCAACCCCTCTGCTTGGCATTTGTGCACTGGTCTATATGcgaactaaaaaataaaaaacaaaaaaagtcactTTAGAAGCAAAAGCACCCCTGGctgcataatgagttccaggctagctagcTTGGGATAAATGCCCCAAATCAAAAGAACAGCAACACCCCAGCAAGAAGGCTCAGTGCTGTGCCTGCCACCAAGACTGATGgcttgagtttaatccccaggaccTACACGATGGGAGGAGACCtgtgactcccaaaagttgttttctgacctacacagcacacaaaataaaagttaaagtGTTTGGTTTTTAAAAGGCACCtacctgtaatccagcactctAGAAACGGCACAGAGGGTGACTATTGGAAAGTTGGTGGAGGTGTAAGCTGGGCATCTAATGCACATCTGTCCCCCAGCAATTGCCAGATGGGGGGTAGGACTTCAAGATTATCTttagctacatagtaagtttgagggcAGCTTGGGCTCCCAGACTCTGGGTCAAgatcaaataaaaccaaaaggaaCTATTGTAACACAAAAGCAGAGACACATCCAGATGCATACACACCCATAAACAAATGAGAATTCAGAAAATCGCCGCTGTAAAGACAACCACAGATAGGGACACCAAACAGGGAAGGGGGTTCCACACGGACAGGACATGGACACACTGGCCTGGCTGGGGACCTGTAGCTCAGTGGAAGACTAACATGCTCAGGTGACCCTGAACTCCAGCCTCAGCGTTGGCTTCCTCCCCATTCCAAACTGCAGGGGAACATGAGAGTTTATTTCCGCATGAAACATTTCACAGTGACAGAAGCCACCACAGGGGCTCAGCCCTGAGAATGGTCTCACGCCCAGTAGCACAATTTCACAACCTCCACCCACAACCAGCCTGGGGCCCAGTGCCCCATACTGCACATGAGAAATACATAggcttttccttgtttttgtttgtttgtttgtttgtttttgttttttcaaatgttGCTGGGTGGTAGCGGTGGGGCACGGCTttaacttggaaggcagaggcaagtggatctctgtgagttcgaggccaacctggtctacaaagtgagttccaggacagcttggaccacacagagaaaccctgtctcaaaaaaaaaaaaaaacaaaaacaaaaaaaaacaaaacaaaaaaaaaacaaaaaacaaaacaaaacaaaaaacaaagcaccaaacacacaacaaaacaagaacaacaaaagaagaaaatgtgtttcCTCAAAGCACCCGGGAGAATGTTGATCCTGGTCACTCCTTGCACAGAGTCAGAGGTCCTCGGAGACACACATGTCATTAAATCACCTACCCTTTAATCCTCTCAGCAATTCTTCACTTAGTTCCAATTTACAGATAAACAAAAACAGGTtcctggcaagatggctcagtgggaaagggaGTGCCCACTCAAGTCTGGAACCCACACAATATAAAGAGAGAACCCAATCCtcacaggctgtcctcagacctccatgtTCATGGTGTTTGtggcacacatatattcacagtcccacccacccatccaccacacacacacacacacacacacacacacacacacacacacacacacacaagtaaatgagattttaaaataaattgtttttgagacagtcttcaTTTGCAGCCCTGCTGACCTGGGTCTATAttgaccaggctgacctgaaagtTACAGATATTcaactgtttctgcctcccaagtgctgggattaaagacacacacacatcaccatgcTCTTCATAGAAGTTTTggacacactttaaaaaaaaaaagcctcaggtACCCCAGGCTGGGTACTATGTAGCAGAAAATTATATtgcatttctgatcctcctgccttacctCCTGAGTTTGGAGGTCACAGGAACATGTCACCACTCAGTTTATCTGGACATAAATCCCTAGGCTTTCTGCATACTAGGCAAGCCTTCTACAAACTGACCCAAATCCTGAGGCCCTCTTAGTCCCATTTTACAGACGAACAGAATGAGGCTCCAGAGAGATGCCTTACATAGAGGTAGACTCACAGATGTCCATCTCTTATACAAAGACGACCCCACAAAAACAATACCACAGTTCCCCGAC from Rattus norvegicus strain BN/NHsdMcwi chromosome 8, GRCr8, whole genome shotgun sequence includes:
- the S1pr5 gene encoding sphingosine 1-phosphate receptor 5 (The RefSeq protein has 4 substitutions compared to this genomic sequence) → MESGLLRPAPVSEVIVLHYNYTGKLRGARYQPGAGLRADAAVCLAVCAFIVLENLAVLLVLGRHPRFHAPMFLLLGSLTLSDLLAGAAYATNILLSGPLTLRLSPALWFAREGGVFVALAASVLSLLAIAIERHLTMARRGPAPAASRARTLAMAVAAWGLLLTLGLLPALGWNCLGRLEACSTVLPVYAKAYVLFCVLAFLGILAAICALYARIYCQVRANARRLRAGPGSRRATSSSRSRHTPRSLALLRTLSVVLLAFVACWGPLFLLLLLDVACPARACPVLLQADPFLGLAMANSLLNPIIYTFTNRDLRHALLRLLCCGRGPCNQDSSNSLQRSPSAVGPSGGGLRRCLPPTLDRSSSPSEHSCPQRDGMDTSCSTGSPGAATANRTLVPDATD
- the S1pr5 gene encoding sphingosine 1-phosphate receptor 5 isoform X1, with product MESGLLRPAPVSEVIVLHYNYTGKLRGARYQPGAGLRADAAVCLAVCAFIVLENLAVLLVLGRHPRFHAPMFLLLGSLTLSDLLAGAAYATNILLSGPLTLRLSPALWFAREGGVFVALAASVLSLLAIALERHLTMARRGPAPAASRARTLAMAVAAWGLSLLLGLLPALGWNCLGRLEACSTVLPLYAKAYVLFCVLAFLGILAAICALYARIYCQVRANARRLRAGPGSRRATSSSRSRHTPRSLALLRTLSVVLLAFVACWGPLFLLLLLDVACPARACPVLLQADPFLGLAMANSLLNPIIYTFTNRDLRHALLRLLCCGRGPCNQDSSNSLQRSPSAVGPSGGGLRRCLPPTLDRSSSPSEHSCPQRDGMDTSCSTGSPGAATANRTLVPDATD